In Raphanus sativus cultivar WK10039 chromosome 5, ASM80110v3, whole genome shotgun sequence, the following proteins share a genomic window:
- the LOC108863433 gene encoding uncharacterized protein LOC108863433 yields the protein MVRIMKVESFYAKLRESAASSGSQNPLLIFPSSSDVDSICALKVITHILESDSIQYSCFPVSSFLEIHKYAGPGLCSSSETPVTILLINWGCHRDLRLVLKLGPKARVFVVDSHRPIHLHNLSDGNERVVVLHTDDDERQADLAYDFHVLKLANESYQMHQERGDGSESEEESDEEEEEEEEEESDDGDGDRPSKRRKTGDDDGVKLFKKLKRDYYKMGTFHGKPSGCLLFELSHMLRKNTNELLWLACVSLTDQFVHERLTDERYQAAVMELEQHINSSGNIDKVTSVTLKDGTKVRAPDCSRISYEEEPRLMLLREWNLFDSMLCSSYIATKLKTWSDNGIKKLKLLLARMGFALIECQQKFPYMNNEVKRKMKQEFDRFLPEYGLNDFYYRSFLRLHGYSSRVSAADVVYGITALLESFLGSGGSSASQQFGEAYDALSLNNLDKLRSGMQQAIKVQRAILRQGSAAITKTGCIRSGRKFRWVKVEDSIDAKYLGYPQALTKFCYFLMDALREKGARMKPMLCACASQQLGKILVVGVCGKPRLGAVRGNAFGNAFRKAAQESRADYFHELFESSWIVLDASAVNSFMIRLTEKL from the coding sequence ATGGTGAGGATCATGAAAGTAGAATCCTTTTACGCCAAGCTCCGCGAATCAGCCGCTTCCTCCGGTTCACAGAACCCTCTTCTGATATTCCCTTCCTCATCCGACGTCGACTCGATCTGCGCCCTCAAGGTCATCACTCACATCCTCGAATCCGATTCGATCCAGTACTCCTGTTTCCCCGTCTCGTCGTTTCTCGAGATCCACAAGTACGCGGGTCCTGGCCTCTGTTCTTCCTCCGAGACTCCCGTGACTATACTTTTGATTAACTGGGGCTGTCACCGTGATTTGAGGCTAGTGCTTAAGCTAGGTCCTAAAGCTCGTGTCTTTGTGGTGGATAGTCATAGGCCTATTCATTTGCATAACCTCAGCGATGGCAATGAGAGGGTTGTTGTGCTTCAcactgatgatgatgagaggCAAGCGGATCTCGCTTATGATTTCCATGTGTTGAAGTTGGCTAACGAGAGTTATCAGATGCATCAAGAGAGAGGAGATGGGAGTGAAAGTGAAGAGGAAAgtgatgaagaggaagaggaggaggaggaggaagagagtgaTGATGGAGATGGTGATAGGCCAAGTAAGAGGAGGAAGAcgggtgatgatgatggtgtGAAGCTTTTCAAGAAGCTAAAGAGGGATTACTACAAGATGGGGACTTTCCACGGGAAGCCATCCGGGTGTTTGCTTTTTGAGCTGTCTCATATGTTGAGGAAGAACACTAACGAGCTTCTGTGGCTGGCTTGTGTTTCCTTGACTGATCAGTTCGTTCACGAGAGGCTAACCGACGAGAGATACCAAGCTGCGGTGATGGAGCTTGAGCAACACATCAACAGCTCCGGGAACATAGACAAGGTCACTTCCGTTACTTTGAAAGACGGAACCAAGGTTCGAGCACCGGACTGTTCGAGAATCTCTTACGAAGAAGAGCCTAGGCTTATGCTGCTGAGAGAGTGGAACTTGTTTGACTCCATGCTCTGTTCCTCGTACATCGCGACGAAGCTCAAGACGTGGAGTGATAACGGGATCAAGAAGCTTAAGCTTCTTCTGGCGCGTATGGGGTTTGCGCTTATCGAGTGCCAGCAGAAGTTTCCTTACATGAACAACGAGGTGAAGAGGAAAATGAAGCAAGAGTTTGATCGGTTTTTGCCTGAGTATGGTCTAAACGATTTCTACTACAGGAGTTTCCTGCGGCTTCATGGATACAGCTCAAGGGTCTCTGCCGCTGATGTTGTCTACGGGATTACAGCGCTTCTTGAATCGTTTCTTGGTTCAGGTGGCTCCTCTGCTTCGCAGCAGTTTGGAGAGGCTTATGATGCTTTGTCGTTGAACAATCTTGATAAGCTTCGTTCCGGGATGCAGCAAGCAATCAAGGTTCAAAGAGCGATTCTAAGACAAGGAAGCGCAGCAATCACCAAGACCGGATGCATCAGAAGTGGAAGGAAGTTCAGATGGGTGAAGGTTGAGGATTCCATTGACGCTAAGTATTTGGGATATCCTCAGGCTTTGACAAAGTTCTGTTACTTTCTAATGGATGCTTTGAGGGAGAAAGGAGCTAGGATGAAACCGATGCTATGTGCCTGCGCATCTCAGCAATTAGGGAAGATACTTGTGGTTGGAGTTTGTGGGAAGCCGAGACTTGGTGCAGTAAGAGGGAATGCGTTTGGTAATGCGTTTAGAAAAGCAGCTCAAGAGAGTAGAGCTGATTACTTTCATGAGCTGTTTGAGTCTTCGTGGATCGTCTTAGATGCTTCTGCTGTTAACTCTTTCATGATTAGATTAACTGAGAAGCTTTGA